From Bombyx mori chromosome 10, ASM3026992v2, a single genomic window includes:
- the LOC101736743 gene encoding elongator complex protein 2: MKVSVEQVYTSVACNRKPEVVDWNYDGIICYGACNAVVVCDPNEKTKDRVTVLSHHTGHVNSVKWIHNHNGQTTELLSCSVDKTAVIWTLQNGCWNVTSILKGHTEGVTNIYGNYHRDRLTIYTASTDSTIRVWERIEGTVTLKQSISLHSGLCLTLHAQILPCANKPLLLCALDDHKIHIFVGEDYHRAHTLVGHEDWVRGLDVLEVDNDTIIVASASQDTYIRLWKIQKVKAQPESKLIKVEEKVFHAYDNLWSVKLEAVLAGHEAWVYGVQWHPYSFDGPTKKPVYRLLSSSLDKTLIIWEPDSSSTDEGVWVEKVRVGEVGGGGLGFYGSRFGPEGMSFLGHGYNGSFHIWTFDKESEQWSPSVVCGGHFMSVEDVAWEPRQGRYLLSVSADQTTRLHAPVRRSDGSVAWHELARPQIHGYDMSAVAPLTATTFASAAEEKVIRVFTAPHNFISNFKNLVGEVLVANNEKGPEGASVPSLGLSNKAVFIEEQGGSGAGDDGDGYFAPVDMKEPPTEETLVQNTLWPELQKLYGHGGEVFALHAAPDGTLLASAARATDATHAALVLWETAKWQQIQKIESHTLTITQLAFSPDSQKLLSVSRDRRWTLYRRLPGSSRFEVAATSDKSNGVHSRIVWCCAWAPDARMFATGSRDGKVCLWAKSDTCTDTSLKEYALHGSPLEAGASVTALACTGRGERCVLAVGLETGAVDIYRADDWRLLHRMDHSSAHHLTVKRLTFNPKYEGSDETLLASAGADHVVRIHRLKITY, from the exons ATGAAGGTGTCTGTAGAACAAGTGTATACATCTGTCGCCTGTAACCGCAAACCTGAAGTGGTAGACTGGAATTACGACGGGATAATTTGTTACGGTGCCTGTAATGCTGTTGTTGTTTGTGATCCG AATGAAAAAACTAAAGATAGAGTAACAGTACTGAGTCACCATACAGGACACGTAAACTCTGTAAAATGGATACACAATCATAATGGCCAAACAACAGAGTTGCTCTCTTGCTCAGTTGATAAGACTGCTGTCATCTGGACATTACAAAACGGTTGCTGGAACGTCACCAGTATTCTCAAGGGACATACAGAAGGAGTTACTAATATATATGGAAATTACCATAGAGACCGACTTACTATTTACACTGCGTCCACTGATTCTACCATTAGAGTTTGGGAAAGGATAGAAG GTACGGTAACCCTCAAGCAAAGTATATCTCTACATTCTGGTTTATGTCTCACCCTTCACGCGCAAATACTACCATGCGCAAATAAACCGCTATTACTTTGTGCACTGGATGACcacaaaatacatatattcgTTGGTGAGGACTATCACAGAGCGCATACTCTGGTTGGACACGAAGACTGGGTTAGGGGACTTGACGTGTTGGAAGTTG ATAACGACACAATTATCGTAGCGTCGGCTTCTCAAGATACATACATTCGTCTGTGGAAGATACAAAAGGTCAAAGCACAACCGGAGTCCAAACTGATTAAGGTTGAGGAAAAAGTGTTCCATGCATATGACAATCTTTGGTCTGTGAAACTTGAGGCAGTGCTTGCCGGTCATGAAGCCTGGGTCTATGGGGTACAATGGCATCCTTATAGTTTTGATG GTCCTACTAAAAAGCCGGTATACCGTCTCCTGTCATCATCACTGGACAAAACCCTGATTATTTGGGAGCCAGACTCCAGTAGTACAGACGAAGGTGTCTGGGTAGAGAAGGTCAGGGTGGGCGAAGTGGGAGGCGGAGGCTTGGGTTTCTACGGGAGCCGTTTTGGACCAGAAGGTATGTCCTTCTTGGGACATGGTTACAATGGCTCTTTTCACATTTGGACTTTTGATAAG GAAAGTGAGCAGTGGTCCCCGAGCGTGGTGTGCGGCGGACACTTCATGTCGGTGGAGGACGTCGCCTGGGAGCCGCGCCAGGGCCGCTACCTGCTCAGCGTCTCCGCAGACCAGACCACGAGACTCCACGCCCCGGTCCGGAGGAGCGATG GTTCCGTGGCCTGGCACGAGCTGGCCCGGCCGCAGATCCACGGCTACGACATGTCGGCCGTAGCCCCCCTCACCGCCACCACCTTCGCGTCCGCCGCCGAGGAGAAGGTCATCAGGGTCTTCACAGCACCGCACAACTTCATCAGCAATTTCAAGAACCTCGTGGGAGAAGTCCTCGTCGCAAATAACGAGAAAG GTCCGGAGGGCGCTTCGGTCCCCTCGCTGGGCTTGTCCAACAAGGCCGTGTTCATAGAGGAGCAGGGCGGCTCAGGCGCCGGTGACGACGGCGACGGCTACTTTGCGCCCGTCGATATGAAAG AGCCGCCCACTGAGGAGACGTTGGTCCAGAACACGCTGTGGCCGGAGCTGCAGAAGCTGTACGGGCACGGCGGGGAGGTGTTCGCGCTGCACGCCGCGCCCGACGGGACCCTGCTCGCCTCCGCCGCCCGGGCCACCGACGCCACGCACGCCGCGCTCGTGCTGTG GGAAACCGCGAAATGGCAGCAAATACAAAAGATAGAGTCCCACACGCTGACAATAACGCAGCTCGCGTTCTCGCCGGACAGTCAGAAGTTATTGTCCGTGTCTCGGGACCGGCGCTGGACGCTGTACCGCCGGCTGCCGGGGTCTAGCAGGTTCGAGGTGGCCGCCACCAGCGACAAGAGCAACGGCGTGCACTCCAGGATCGTGTGGTGCTGTGCGTGGGCTCCCGACGCGCGCATGTTCGCCACCGGCTCCAGGGATGGCAAG GTCTGTTTGTGGGCGAAATCAGATACGTGCACCGACACGTCGCTAAAGGAGTACGCGCTGCACGGGAGCCCTCTGGAGGCCGGCGCCTCCGTGACGGCGCTGGCGTGCACGGGGCGCGGGGAGCGCTGCGTGCTGGCCGTGGGGCTG
- the LOC101736166 gene encoding large ribosomal subunit protein bL21m encodes MALLRSGLQRVANIFGGTQGGILSRFVTSLVPSENKSVAETSKEVIATCNKLIEQNASRNFAIVHILGKQWRVTDGDLLVVEGYWPPNIGDQITLDKVLVAATKDFSLIGRPLVQPGLVTVTATIISKGLSHTRTHFKKKRRKQFMRINFQRAQQTILRINSVEIGNKINEGRNDV; translated from the exons ATGGCACTTCTGCGATCGGGACTGCAAAGGGTCGCTAATATATTTGGTGGAACACAAG GTGGTATTTTATCGAGATTCGTAACAAGTTTAGTCCCATCTGAAAACAAATCTGTAGCAGAAACATCGAAGGAGGTCATCGCTACATGTAATAAATTGATCGAACAAAATGCTTCAAGAAATTTTGCAATTGTCCACATACTTGGTAAACAGTGGCGCGTGACTGATGGTGATCTCCTTGTCGTCGAAGGCTACTGGCCACCAAACATCGGTGATCAAATAACATTGGATAAAGTACTTGTTGCTGCCACTAAAGACTTCTCGCTTATTGGCCGCCCATTGGTCCAACCTGGATTAGTAACGGTTACCGCTACAATAATTTCTAAGGGATTATCCCACACTAGAACCCATTTCAAAAAGAAGAGAAGGAAGCAATTTATGAGAATAAATTTTCAAAGAGcacaacaaacaatattaagaaTAAACTCAGTGGAAATAGGAAACAAAATCAATGAGGGAAGAAATGATGTTTGA
- the LOC101736870 gene encoding regulator of telomere elongation helicase 1 homolog isoform X2, producing MPDIMISGIPVSFPFDPYDVQKEYMCRVIESLQNNTNAILESPTGTGKTLSLLCSSLAWLLVKKAQLQMNAQVGNFSDHSGFTGKLIDNLKSGTGKSKDASWGMPKIIYSSRTHSQLTQAMQELKRSSYKHVKAAVLGSRDQMCIHPEVSKEPNNNNKVNMCQLKVKSRTCFFYNNVESKKDDRAVKGDDILDIEDLVGVGKKLKCCPYYLSKELKQDADIIFMPYNYLLDPKSRKANGVELMNNIVILDEAHNVEKMCEESASLQIRTTDIALCIDEITHVMKSFSENSEEQIDATVDSNQPKDFTCDDLCILKEMMLAFEKAVDDIEVGREGSTYPGGFIFDLLSKAEIRDHNQMAVITMIENLIQYLATASSSPFQRKGVGLQKIVDLLNVVFSGTSHSHKERVKLCYKVHVQVEDKKSNKKTEGWGALKPNSSKSTERILSYWCFSPGFGMKQLLEQNVRSIILTSGTLAPLKPLISELGIPIGVQLENPHIVKSNQICVKIIGQGPDGVQLNSNYQNRDNPKYISSLGRTILSFSRVVPDGLLVFFPSYPIMNKCQEMWQSEGIWTNINSIKPIFVEPQRKDTFNAIIKDYYSKISDPSTRGACFMAVCRGKVSEGLDFADMNGRAVIITGLPFPPLKDPRIVLKKKYLDELRMKEKDFLSGDEWYSLEATRAVNQAIGRVIRHQNDYGAILLCDSRFNSPKLKGQLSAWLRNYINVSNKFGETVSEICRFYKNAEMALPAPKLKPLMSNESNRQQSVNVGGVSFPITVARTVKSTKKNVSQYPNSNEVYADFSMDFYKNSHSSAYVNEFRPKQTKDLFSALDTSVEANESSTQSLVAINKRTAEDNLLANVSKKKKYKIKPFGFDENLKSEPSNIVEKTAPTSLVDFVKEIKVLLQPEQYKLFQGSISAYKREGDFSAFVTTLGILLPRT from the exons ATGCCTGATATAATGATATCCGGTATTCCCGTAAGTTTTCCCTTCGACCCTTACGATGTGCAGAAAGAATACATGTGCCGTGTAATTGAGAGCCTTCAGAATAACACTAACGCAATATTGGAGTCTCCTACCGGAACTGGAAAGACCCTTAGTCTATTGTGTTCATCATTAGCATGGCTACTAGTGAAAAAGGCTCAACTGCAAATGAACGCGCAGGTCGGTAATTTTTCAGATCACAGCGGTTTTACTGGCAAGTTAATAGATAACTTAAAATCTGGCACTGGAAAATCCAAGGATGCGTCTTGGGGTATGCCTAAAATCATATATTCTTCCAGAACACATTCACAATTAACACAGGCTATGCAGGAATTGAAGAGGTCAAGTTACAAGCATGTCAAAGCTGCGGTCTTGGGCTCCCGAGATCAGATGTGCATTCATCCTGAAGTTTCGAAAGAAccaaacaacaacaataaagtAAATATGTGCCAACTAAAAGTGAAATCTAGAACTTGCTTCTTTTATAACAATGTTGAATCTAAAAAGGATGACAGAGCAGTGAAAGGTGATGATATTTTAGATATAGAAGATTTAGTAGGTGTAGGAAAGAAATTAAAATGCTGTCCATATTATTTATCGAAGGAGCTAAAACAAGATGCTGATATAATATTtatgccatataattatttattggatCCAAAATCAAGAAAGGCAAATGGAGTGGAACTCATgaataacattgttattttggATGAGGCtcataatgttgaaaaaatgtGTGAAGAATCTGCATCTCTTCAGATTAGGACCACAGATATAGCTCTGTGTATTGATGAAATAACACATGTCATGAAGAGCTTTAGTGAGAATAGTGAGGAGCAGATAGATGCAACAGTTGATAGTAACCAACCTAAAGATTTTACTTGTGATGATTTATGTATACTGAAAGAAATGATGCTGGCCTTTGAAAAGGCTGTAGATGATATAGAAGTTGGGAGAGAGGGTAGTACATATCCAGGTGGTTTTATATTTGATTTGCTGTCCAAGGCTGAAATCAGAGATCATAACCAAATGGCCGTGATAACTATGATTGAGAATCTCATTCAATATCTAGCAACAGCAAGTTCATCACCCTTTCAACGCAAAGGTGTTGGGTTGCAGAAAATTGTAGATCTTCTAAATGTTGTGTTTAGTGGCACTAGTCATTCACACAAAGAAAGGGTTAAGCTATGTTACAAAGTACATGTACAAGTTGAggataaaaaaagcaataagaaaacagAAGGTTGGGGTGCACTGAAGCCGAACAGTTCTAAATCTACAGAGAGGATACTAAGTTACTGGTGCTTCAGCCCTGGTTTTGGCATGAAGCAATTACTTGAACAGAATGTTAGAAGCATAATATTGACAAGTGGTACTTTAGCACCTTTAAAACCCCTCATATCTGAACTGGGTATTCCAATAGGTGTACAGTTAGAAAATCCACATAttgttaaatcaaatcaaatatgtGTAAAAATTATTGGACAAGGGCCAGATGGGGTCCAACTAAATTCTAATTATCAGAACAGAGACAATCCTAAGTATATATCCTCTTTGGGAAGAACAATATTAAGTTTTAGCAGAGTTGTACCAGATGGACTTTTAGTATTCTTCCCTTCATACCCAATCATGAATAAATGCCAAGAAATGTGGCAGTCTGAAGGAATTTGGACTAATATTAACAGCATCAAACCAATATTTGTGGAACCGCAAAGGAAAGATACATTCAATGCTATCATTAAAGATTACTACAGCAAAATAAGTGATCCAAGTACACGGGGTGCATGTTTTATGGCAGTTTGTAGAGGTAAAGTGTCAGAAGGGTTGGATTTTGCTGATATGAATGGAAGAGCTGTGATAATAACTGGGTTACCATTTCCTCCTCTTAAGGATCCAAGAATTGTATTGAAGAAGAAATATTTAGACGAATTGAGAATGAAAGAAAAGGACTTTTTGTCAGGAGACGAATGGTACTCTTTAGAAGCAACTAGAGCCGTCAATCAGGCTATTGGCAGAGTTATAAGGCATCAGAATGATTATGGTGCTATTCTTCTGTGTGATAGCCGATTCAACAGTCCAAAATTAAAAGGTCAGTTGTCAGCTTGGCTACGTAATTACATAAATGTGTCCAATAAATTTGGTGAGACTGTCAGTGAAATATGCCGCTTCTATAAGAATGCTGAAATGGCATTGCCTGCTCCAAAACTAAAGCCGTTGATGTCAAATGAATCAAACAGACAACAATCTGTCAATGTTGGTGGAGTATCATTTCCAATTACAGTTGCTAGGACTGTTAAATCTACTAAAAAGAATGTAAGTCAATATCCAAATTCTAATGAAGTGTATGCAGATTTTTCAATGGATTTCTACAAAAATTCTCATTCTTCAGCTTATGTAAATGAATTTCgaccaaaacaaacaaaagatttATTTAGTGCTCTAGATACAAGTGTTGAAGCAAATGAATCTTCAACTCAGAGTTTAgtggcaataaacaaaagaactgCTGAAGACAATTTATTAGCAAATGtatctaaaaagaaaaaatacaaaattaaacccTTTGGTTTTGATGAAAATTTGAAAAGTGAACCTAGTAACATAGTAGAGAAAACTGCACCTACATCACTAGTAGATTTTGTTAAAGAAATAAAGGTTTTATTACAACcagaacaatataaattatttcaaggTTCAATATCAGCTTATAAAAGAGAAGGGGATTTTTCAGCATTTGTGACCACCCTAG GAATTTTGTTACCAAGAACTTAA
- the LOC101736870 gene encoding regulator of telomere elongation helicase 1 homolog isoform X1 yields MPDIMISGIPVSFPFDPYDVQKEYMCRVIESLQNNTNAILESPTGTGKTLSLLCSSLAWLLVKKAQLQMNAQVGNFSDHSGFTGKLIDNLKSGTGKSKDASWGMPKIIYSSRTHSQLTQAMQELKRSSYKHVKAAVLGSRDQMCIHPEVSKEPNNNNKVNMCQLKVKSRTCFFYNNVESKKDDRAVKGDDILDIEDLVGVGKKLKCCPYYLSKELKQDADIIFMPYNYLLDPKSRKANGVELMNNIVILDEAHNVEKMCEESASLQIRTTDIALCIDEITHVMKSFSENSEEQIDATVDSNQPKDFTCDDLCILKEMMLAFEKAVDDIEVGREGSTYPGGFIFDLLSKAEIRDHNQMAVITMIENLIQYLATASSSPFQRKGVGLQKIVDLLNVVFSGTSHSHKERVKLCYKVHVQVEDKKSNKKTEGWGALKPNSSKSTERILSYWCFSPGFGMKQLLEQNVRSIILTSGTLAPLKPLISELGIPIGVQLENPHIVKSNQICVKIIGQGPDGVQLNSNYQNRDNPKYISSLGRTILSFSRVVPDGLLVFFPSYPIMNKCQEMWQSEGIWTNINSIKPIFVEPQRKDTFNAIIKDYYSKISDPSTRGACFMAVCRGKVSEGLDFADMNGRAVIITGLPFPPLKDPRIVLKKKYLDELRMKEKDFLSGDEWYSLEATRAVNQAIGRVIRHQNDYGAILLCDSRFNSPKLKGQLSAWLRNYINVSNKFGETVSEICRFYKNAEMALPAPKLKPLMSNESNRQQSVNVGGVSFPITVARTVKSTKKNVSQYPNSNEVYADFSMDFYKNSHSSAYVNEFRPKQTKDLFSALDTSVEANESSTQSLVAINKRTAEDNLLANVSKKKKYKIKPFGFDENLKSEPSNIVEKTAPTSLVDFVKEIKVLLQPEQYKLFQGSISAYKREGDFSAFVTTLGNLFENRNMFYLLKGMKRFLKEEHKNNFQAYCDKVKFDT; encoded by the coding sequence ATGCCTGATATAATGATATCCGGTATTCCCGTAAGTTTTCCCTTCGACCCTTACGATGTGCAGAAAGAATACATGTGCCGTGTAATTGAGAGCCTTCAGAATAACACTAACGCAATATTGGAGTCTCCTACCGGAACTGGAAAGACCCTTAGTCTATTGTGTTCATCATTAGCATGGCTACTAGTGAAAAAGGCTCAACTGCAAATGAACGCGCAGGTCGGTAATTTTTCAGATCACAGCGGTTTTACTGGCAAGTTAATAGATAACTTAAAATCTGGCACTGGAAAATCCAAGGATGCGTCTTGGGGTATGCCTAAAATCATATATTCTTCCAGAACACATTCACAATTAACACAGGCTATGCAGGAATTGAAGAGGTCAAGTTACAAGCATGTCAAAGCTGCGGTCTTGGGCTCCCGAGATCAGATGTGCATTCATCCTGAAGTTTCGAAAGAAccaaacaacaacaataaagtAAATATGTGCCAACTAAAAGTGAAATCTAGAACTTGCTTCTTTTATAACAATGTTGAATCTAAAAAGGATGACAGAGCAGTGAAAGGTGATGATATTTTAGATATAGAAGATTTAGTAGGTGTAGGAAAGAAATTAAAATGCTGTCCATATTATTTATCGAAGGAGCTAAAACAAGATGCTGATATAATATTtatgccatataattatttattggatCCAAAATCAAGAAAGGCAAATGGAGTGGAACTCATgaataacattgttattttggATGAGGCtcataatgttgaaaaaatgtGTGAAGAATCTGCATCTCTTCAGATTAGGACCACAGATATAGCTCTGTGTATTGATGAAATAACACATGTCATGAAGAGCTTTAGTGAGAATAGTGAGGAGCAGATAGATGCAACAGTTGATAGTAACCAACCTAAAGATTTTACTTGTGATGATTTATGTATACTGAAAGAAATGATGCTGGCCTTTGAAAAGGCTGTAGATGATATAGAAGTTGGGAGAGAGGGTAGTACATATCCAGGTGGTTTTATATTTGATTTGCTGTCCAAGGCTGAAATCAGAGATCATAACCAAATGGCCGTGATAACTATGATTGAGAATCTCATTCAATATCTAGCAACAGCAAGTTCATCACCCTTTCAACGCAAAGGTGTTGGGTTGCAGAAAATTGTAGATCTTCTAAATGTTGTGTTTAGTGGCACTAGTCATTCACACAAAGAAAGGGTTAAGCTATGTTACAAAGTACATGTACAAGTTGAggataaaaaaagcaataagaaaacagAAGGTTGGGGTGCACTGAAGCCGAACAGTTCTAAATCTACAGAGAGGATACTAAGTTACTGGTGCTTCAGCCCTGGTTTTGGCATGAAGCAATTACTTGAACAGAATGTTAGAAGCATAATATTGACAAGTGGTACTTTAGCACCTTTAAAACCCCTCATATCTGAACTGGGTATTCCAATAGGTGTACAGTTAGAAAATCCACATAttgttaaatcaaatcaaatatgtGTAAAAATTATTGGACAAGGGCCAGATGGGGTCCAACTAAATTCTAATTATCAGAACAGAGACAATCCTAAGTATATATCCTCTTTGGGAAGAACAATATTAAGTTTTAGCAGAGTTGTACCAGATGGACTTTTAGTATTCTTCCCTTCATACCCAATCATGAATAAATGCCAAGAAATGTGGCAGTCTGAAGGAATTTGGACTAATATTAACAGCATCAAACCAATATTTGTGGAACCGCAAAGGAAAGATACATTCAATGCTATCATTAAAGATTACTACAGCAAAATAAGTGATCCAAGTACACGGGGTGCATGTTTTATGGCAGTTTGTAGAGGTAAAGTGTCAGAAGGGTTGGATTTTGCTGATATGAATGGAAGAGCTGTGATAATAACTGGGTTACCATTTCCTCCTCTTAAGGATCCAAGAATTGTATTGAAGAAGAAATATTTAGACGAATTGAGAATGAAAGAAAAGGACTTTTTGTCAGGAGACGAATGGTACTCTTTAGAAGCAACTAGAGCCGTCAATCAGGCTATTGGCAGAGTTATAAGGCATCAGAATGATTATGGTGCTATTCTTCTGTGTGATAGCCGATTCAACAGTCCAAAATTAAAAGGTCAGTTGTCAGCTTGGCTACGTAATTACATAAATGTGTCCAATAAATTTGGTGAGACTGTCAGTGAAATATGCCGCTTCTATAAGAATGCTGAAATGGCATTGCCTGCTCCAAAACTAAAGCCGTTGATGTCAAATGAATCAAACAGACAACAATCTGTCAATGTTGGTGGAGTATCATTTCCAATTACAGTTGCTAGGACTGTTAAATCTACTAAAAAGAATGTAAGTCAATATCCAAATTCTAATGAAGTGTATGCAGATTTTTCAATGGATTTCTACAAAAATTCTCATTCTTCAGCTTATGTAAATGAATTTCgaccaaaacaaacaaaagatttATTTAGTGCTCTAGATACAAGTGTTGAAGCAAATGAATCTTCAACTCAGAGTTTAgtggcaataaacaaaagaactgCTGAAGACAATTTATTAGCAAATGtatctaaaaagaaaaaatacaaaattaaacccTTTGGTTTTGATGAAAATTTGAAAAGTGAACCTAGTAACATAGTAGAGAAAACTGCACCTACATCACTAGTAGATTTTGTTAAAGAAATAAAGGTTTTATTACAACcagaacaatataaattatttcaaggTTCAATATCAGCTTATAAAAGAGAAGGGGATTTTTCAGCATTTGTGACCACCCTAGGTAATCTATTTGAAAAcagaaatatgttttatttattgaagggCATGaaaagatttcttaaagaagaacataaaaataattttcaagcaTATTGTGATAAAGTTAAATTTGACACATGA